A window of Hymenobacter siberiensis genomic DNA:
GCTCGTGTCGGGCAAGGACAATGAGCTGCCGGCCTTCAAGGATTTCGTGAGCCCGTTTTAGTGGTGAGGTGTGAAATGGTGAGGTGGTGAGTTTGATGTTCGATTTGCGCATTTCGGCCAATTGAACATCAAACTCACCACCTCACCATTTCACACCTCACCAATCACAGCAGCTCCACCAGCGTTTCCAGGGCCATGCCGCGGCTGCCTTTCACCAGCACCTGCCGGCCGCACACGGGGTGGGCGCGCAGCCATTCGGCCGCCTCTGCTTTGGTGGCGAAATGCTGGGCTGAGCCGGCCCGCGCCGCCGCCCGCGCCATTTCCGGGCCGATGAGCAGCACCTGCGGCAGCGGTAGCTCCGCCAGCAGCTGGCCCAGCGCCGCGTGCTCTTTAGCACTCTCGTCGCCCAACTCGAACATGTCGCCGAGCAGCACCAGCTTGGTTTGGCCAGCCGCCACCGGGCGGGCTGCGAAGCTGCGCAGGGCCGCGCCCATGCTGCTGGGGTTGGCGTTGTAAGCATCCAGCACCAGCTCGTTGCCGGCGGGGGTGCGCAGGAGCTGCGAGCGGTTGTTTTGCGGGTTGTAGCGGGCCAGGGCGGCCGCGATTTTATTGGTCGGAACTCCGAAAAACTGGCCCACGGCGGCGGCGGCCGCTAGGTTCGGGAAGTTGTAGTCGCCGGTGAGCTGGGCCACTATTTCGGTATTGTCGCCGAGGCGCAGGGCCACGGCGGGCGCAGCCGAGAGCAGCGTGGCGGGGTAGTCGTCCATCACGCGGGGATAGGTGCGAATAACGGGCACCTGCGCCGCCAGCGACGGCAGGCGCGCATCCAGGGTGTTCACGAAGGCCGTGCCGCCGGTGCGGGTGAGGTAGTCGAACAGCTCGCCCTTGCCCAGAGCCACGCCCTCGGCCCCGCCAAATCCTTCGAGGTGGGCCTTGCCGATGTTGGTGATGAGGCCGTGGGTTGGCTCGGCCCACTCGCAGTAGGCCGCGATTTCGCCCCGGTGGTTGGCCCCCATCTCAATCACGGCAAAGTCGTGCTCGCCGGTGCGCAGGCGCAGCAGCGTGAGCGGCACGCCAATGTGGTTGTTGAGGTTGCCAATGGTGGCCAGCACTTTGAACTGTTGCGCCAGCACGGCTGTGAGTAGCTCTTTGGTGGTGGTTTTGCCGTTGGAACCCGTGATGGCTAGCACCGGGATGCGGAACTGCCGGCGGTGGTGGCGGGCCAGCTGCTGCAGGGCCACCAGCGGGTCGGGGGCGTAGGTGTAGCGGATAGGATCGGAGGCGGCCAGCAGCACGTCGTCGACCACGGCGTGGCTCGCGCCAGCGGCCAGGGCCTGCGGCGCAAATGCCGCCCCGCGAAAGCTGGGGCCGTTCAGGGCAAAGAACAGGGTGCCGGGCTGGGGCTGGCGCGAATCGGTGCTGACGAGGCCGCCGGCGGCCAAATAACGGGAATAGAGCAACATGCTGCGGAACTGGAAAATCAAACCGGGTGTAACTTGCTGCAAAGGTGGGCGTGATTTTTGTTCCGCGCACGGCACCGCTTCCCCAATTTCTTTTCCATGATTCGTTCTTACGCTTTGGTGCTGGCGCTGCTGGCTTTTGCCGGGGTTACCTGGGGCCAGTCGGGCAGCGCCGCCTTTGGGTTTGAGAGCCGGGCCACGGCCAAGGTGGTGCAGGGCACCGATACCCTGCGCAATGCCTGGGCCGGCGGCTTCAATACGCCCCAGTTCAGCACCATCGACCTGAACAACGACGGCCAGCCGGACCTGTTTGCCTTCGACCACGAAAGCAGCCGCTGCTACACGTTTCTGAGCGTGGCCGCGCCCGGCACCACCGCCGGTCGCCGCTGGGAGTATGCCCCGCAGTACGAAAGCCTGTTCCCCAGCGACCTGCGTGGCTGGGCGCTGCTGCGCGACTACGACTGCGACGGCCGCCCCGACCTGTTCACCTACATCAACGGCGGCGAAATCCGGGTGTTCCGCAATGCCCTGGTGAATGGCCGGCCCAGCTTTGCTCTGGCCACTAATCAGATTCGCTTCACCGGCAATTTCACGGGCTCGGCCAACCTCACCATCGGCGGCTACAACCTGCCCGCCATTCAGGACGTGAACGGCGACGGCAAGCTCGATATCATGACCTATGATTTCGTCAGCGCGTCGTTCATCGAGCAGTACATTAACAACAGCCCCGGCACCTGCGGCAGCGCCCTCACCTTCACCCTCACCACCGATAACTGGGGCGGCATCCAGTCCTGCGGCGGCTGTGCCGAGTTCAAGCTCAATGGCCAGCAGTGCTTCACGGCCACCCGGCCCACCCACACTGGCGGCCACAGCCTGCTGCTGGTGGACCTCGACGGCGACGGCGACCAGGACCTGCTCGACGGCCGCGACAACTGCCCCGAGCTGGCCCGCCTGCTCAACTCGGGTACCACGGCCCTGCCCGTGGTTACGCAGGTGGGCATCAGCGCCAGCTTTCCGTCGGCGGCCGCGCCGGCGCGGGTGCCAGTATTTCCGGCCGGCTATCAGTTCGATGCCAACTTCGATGGCAAGCCCGATTTGGTGGTGGCTTCCAACATGGTCAACAACGTGTCGGATTTGGTGAGTATGCGCAACAACGTGCAGCTCTTCACCAATTCGGCCGCCAGCGGTGCGCCCGTTTACACTAGCCAGCCGGCCGGCTTCCTGCAAAACGACATGATTGACGTGAGCGAAGGGGCCGCGCCCACCTTCGGCGACCTCGACGGCGACGGCCTGCCGGATATGCTCATCGGCAACCGGGCCGACCGCGTGAACAACGTGTACCGCGCCAGCCTCACCTACTACCGTAACGTGGGCACCCGCGCCCGGCCGGTATTCCAGTTCGTGAGCAGCGACTACTTGGGCCTGGCTGCCCAGGGCCTGCAAGGCCTCAAACCCGTGCTCGTCGACCTGAACCGCGACGGCGCCACCGACCTGGCCTACGCCGCCTGGGACCGGGGCACCAACATCCTCTATTACATTCTGAACACCGCCGCCGCCGGCCGGCCCGTGGCCTTTAGCGCGGCCAATGCCATCAATTTTAAGCCGCAGGGCGCAACCACCGGCACCGGCCTGCTGCCCTATACGAAGGACGACATGCCCTGCTTTACCGATGTAGACAACGATGGCTACGTCGACCTGCTCATCGGAACCAATGAGGTGCGCGAGCCGGGCATGGCCCTGCGCTACTTCCGCAACCGTGGCCGCGGCCCGCTCGATAGCACCTTCGTGCTGGTGAATAACGACTACGGCCACATCCGCACCGCGACCGGCGACCGGCCCGCCAACCTGAGCCCCACCGTGGCCGACTTCGACGGCGACGGCCGCCCCGACCTGCTCACGGCCGATGCCACCGGCTACCTGCGCCTCTATTCCGACTACCGCACGCAGTCGCCGGCCCTGTTCGCCGAGCGTACCGATTTGCAGTACAACCCCCTCACCGCGCTCTACGAGCCCACCCGCCTGGGTCTGGGCGACTACTCGCACTACGGCCTGGCCGCCGCCGATATCAATGGTGACGGCGCGCCCGAGCTATTCATCGGTATTGAGGCGGGTGGAGTGCTGAGCTACGGCACCCGTAACCGCACCGTCACGGCCACCCGCACCGAGGCCGCCCGCGCCCTGGCCCTGAGCATCTAC
This region includes:
- a CDS encoding UDP-N-acetylmuramoyl-tripeptide--D-alanyl-D-alanine ligase, with product MLLYSRYLAAGGLVSTDSRQPQPGTLFFALNGPSFRGAAFAPQALAAGASHAVVDDVLLAASDPIRYTYAPDPLVALQQLARHHRRQFRIPVLAITGSNGKTTTKELLTAVLAQQFKVLATIGNLNNHIGVPLTLLRLRTGEHDFAVIEMGANHRGEIAAYCEWAEPTHGLITNIGKAHLEGFGGAEGVALGKGELFDYLTRTGGTAFVNTLDARLPSLAAQVPVIRTYPRVMDDYPATLLSAAPAVALRLGDNTEIVAQLTGDYNFPNLAAAAAVGQFFGVPTNKIAAALARYNPQNNRSQLLRTPAGNELVLDAYNANPSSMGAALRSFAARPVAAGQTKLVLLGDMFELGDESAKEHAALGQLLAELPLPQVLLIGPEMARAAARAGSAQHFATKAEAAEWLRAHPVCGRQVLVKGSRGMALETLVELL
- a CDS encoding T9SS type A sorting domain-containing protein codes for the protein MIRSYALVLALLAFAGVTWGQSGSAAFGFESRATAKVVQGTDTLRNAWAGGFNTPQFSTIDLNNDGQPDLFAFDHESSRCYTFLSVAAPGTTAGRRWEYAPQYESLFPSDLRGWALLRDYDCDGRPDLFTYINGGEIRVFRNALVNGRPSFALATNQIRFTGNFTGSANLTIGGYNLPAIQDVNGDGKLDIMTYDFVSASFIEQYINNSPGTCGSALTFTLTTDNWGGIQSCGGCAEFKLNGQQCFTATRPTHTGGHSLLLVDLDGDGDQDLLDGRDNCPELARLLNSGTTALPVVTQVGISASFPSAAAPARVPVFPAGYQFDANFDGKPDLVVASNMVNNVSDLVSMRNNVQLFTNSAASGAPVYTSQPAGFLQNDMIDVSEGAAPTFGDLDGDGLPDMLIGNRADRVNNVYRASLTYYRNVGTRARPVFQFVSSDYLGLAAQGLQGLKPVLVDLNRDGATDLAYAAWDRGTNILYYILNTAAAGRPVAFSAANAINFKPQGATTGTGLLPYTKDDMPCFTDVDNDGYVDLLIGTNEVREPGMALRYFRNRGRGPLDSTFVLVNNDYGHIRTATGDRPANLSPTVADFDGDGRPDLLTADATGYLRLYSDYRTQSPALFAERTDLQYNPLTALYEPTRLGLGDYSHYGLAAADINGDGAPELFIGIEAGGVLSYGTRNRTVTATRTEAARALALSIYPNPTTAMVTVETALPTRVTVLDLTGRVVQAADAAQRRHTLSLTGLAAGVYLVRAEGTDGAAAVQRLLVR